ATCCAGAATTTTAATTTTATGGGTCCAAGATTCGGATTCTAACCATTGAACACATTACCTTATCTAAGTTATGGGCTCGTAATTCAATAATTTCAGTAATTTTAGTGAATTTTACACATACATATCTAGGTCTAGGCTAAAAATTATAGGTTAAAATGAACCGATATCTAGATCCACCCCTGTACGTGGTTTATGATATAACGATCGGCATTCACATCTTTAACTCACACTTTGAACAGAAAAATTAAACCTGCTCTAAAAGAGCAAACTATATTATTGGAAAACCTATGGTTGAGTGCATACGGCGTATTATAGACAATGGTGGTGTAACAGGCAAATCAAACCTTCATTCTGCTAAGTATAACGCAAACTTAACCTCTTCAGAGGGGCAAATCCTGCACAGTTTAATTAACTTGTTGATGGTGAGAATATGATCAAATCCAGATCTTCACGCAAAAGCTGATGGAAGAAAGCACAAGCTAACTATATCACAAGGTCCAGAACCGCATACTCTAATAACATAACAGTAGTCATTGAGAGAAACAGGTTGAAACCTTTTCAAAATAGGAGTAGAAAGAGGATCAACATCAACAAAGAAGTCAACATCAAACAGAATTAAAGCTAACCAACCAACATAAAAGATCTTAAATTGCTACATTCATGCAGATTTTATCTGCTTATTCGTTAGAGAGCTTCCGGCGCTTGTACTTCACCATTACTTTGCCTTTGACACCGACAACCATTGCATTCCAGTCAATTTCAGGGAAAGGCGAGATCAATTCGAACTCAAAATTTCTCAGCAAGTGGCTCCATATTGCTTTTATCTGCAGATAAGCAAATGGTTCCCCAAGACAACCATGCCTGCCTCCACCAAAAGAAATATACGAGAACGCTCCTGCTACCTTGTCTTCATCTCGACCAGGAGTAAACCTATCAGGGTCATAGGTATCTGGGTTCTTGTAGACATGTGGCAGCCTGTTTGCAAAAGCAGGTGATGTCGCAACGATATGACCCTTAGGAATGTCATACTCTTTTCCTTCCCGGGTTTTAACAGTGAAATCACTATGCGAACTACGTAGAAGCATTATCAGTGGAGGATGGAGTCTCAGGGCTTCCTTTATGCATCTGTAGAGGACTTCCATCTCGGAAAGGATGTCATGATCGACCTTATTCCCATGTTTCTTCATCAGATTCTTCTGTTCATCTACGACGGCAGACATGTACTTGTTGTTGCAAAGGAGGTATGCCCCTGTCCAAGTGGAGGTGATAGAACTGGTGTGCTGCCCAGCGAAAAGAGCAGCAATCAGAAGACCAGTGATCTCAGAATCTGTTGTTGCCCGTCCATCTTTGTACTTGGAGTCAATGAAGCATTGTAACATATCAGACTCTGCCTTGCCTGTACGTTTTCGAGAATCTATGATGTTTGCAAAGATCTCCGCGAGCTTCTTGCGTGCATTGTCACGACGGCGATGGGCTGGAATGGGGAGGTACGGAAAGATTACACTGATAGGGAGCATCCCATTGTCCAAGTCATGGAAGAGAGCAGACACATCCTCGAAGAGTTTATTGCGAACCTCTTCTCCCAACAGACATCTACTAGCTGTCAGTATGATAAGATGCTCCAGTTCATACTTCAAGTCCACTTCACCACTATCAccccattttgagaagtactCCTGCATTTGCCATGCGCAAGAACAACAAACCCTTTCAATCAAATTAATTATGCAAAGTCCATATGTATTGGGCAAacagtacaaaaccattcttccaTACTTTTCCTCCACCAATGATTGCATGCATCATTAACTGAGGTTTCCCTGGTGAAATGAAAAAAGGGCTAATTCACACTAAAAGTGTTGCGAATACTTGTTAACAATTATCTCCACGTTATCCCCAACTGAAGGGCAAAAGTTGTGGTCAAGCAAATGAAAGGAACATACTAATTGCATGAGAATATAGATCTTGCAATATGATCTACTGAAAAAGTAGGAAACTTGATCACGATCTTAGTTACAGTAACAAATGCATCATGCATTTCTTACTAGGCCAAGGATCTAGTAGGGGATTCTTGTAAAACCAGTGAGAAGCCAAACTAAAATTAATCATAAGAAAAAACAATAGAAGTTAAAAGGGTGGGAAAGAAATAACGATCCAAGATCATAAAAGaatttcagagatccaaggacaTTATCCTAAATATAAATTACAGTGAATTACAGTGACACAGGTCAACTCATCTGCAGAAACACAATTAGAGCACATAGATATTGTCCCTCTGTCACTATTTTCAGATGAAATAGGCACGCAAAGTCCAATTTAGCAAAGTATGACTTAAAACTGAATTAAACATATTACTATTGTGTACAATAAATGTGACAGAAATTCTTTTTAGTACCTCAGCTTCCATAACCATCTGATCCACATATCCCTTCAACTTATTTACCCTCAAAGCCTCAGTAAAGAACCTGAATTGTTCTTGCCTAATAGTATAATCAACATCAAAAACCACACCAGGGCCAAAAGTAGGCACATTGAACTGATAAACCTCTTGTTGGCTGAGATCGGTTTCTGGAGCCTTAAAGAAATGGGCCGACACTTCTGGGCCGATGAAGAACGTGATGTTCTTGTTCAGCAGATTCAGAGTGAACACACTACCAAGCTTAGGGTACTCCTCCCTCAGCATAACCACTGGGCCTTTGAGGAATCGAAGCAACCCACCGAGAATTGGCCAGGATTTGATCACTGGAGGCAGCCGCTTCTTAGATCTGGGCATAATTAATGCTGATATGAGTTTGGCTACCACTAGGGTCACTACTAGCAGCAGCCCTACGTTCAAAATCTTGTTATCCCCTAACTCCATTGCTGTGGCTTATTCAATAAATAAAACCTGCAATTTAAAGAAAAAGACGGAGACGGAGACTTTAGTTGGAATTCAAATGATTTGAGATAAAAAAAGAGTGAATCACATTGCAGAATATAAAGATCTGAGATTCCAAAGCTGTCAAAAAACAGAAAAAGTGTGTGTGTCTGTGTGCTTagaagaaaattaaagaagaagaagaagaagaagaacaagcaGAGACCTGAATGAAGAATCAAAAGATTAAGAGAGGCTCATAGTCATAATGGAGGCGCACTTCTGTTGAGATCCTTTCACTCCTTTGCCTGCCTCTATCTATAGAGCTGTAGATTCAGTCTACTGACTGACTGCTGACCGTGCACAgctgttttttttatttatttgttctttttttaaaaagaaatacaGGAGAGTTTGAGTTGGATCTGGATTGTTGGGTATCTTATTTTTCCTCTGTTCTTGTTTTTTCTAATTaaaagtgggcgtttggacataagaattgtaaaattccaaaaaaaagcatgaaaaaataatttttttaaattttaaaaattttcaaaatgcatcttcaagtaaaaaataaaaattatacgAACAAAcgctaattttgaaaaaaaaaataaataaagaaaaagaaaaaatttcttatgtccaaacgggctctaagtgCACGGAACTTGGGAGGGTGGTAATAATTAAaagatttttacattcctatgtcatatagtaaactatattacctttcatgcttaacttttaatataattaccttttatatatctaattaccatttatgtacattttaggcGTTTTAATGATATTAATTAGTCTTCTAATTTAACTCTACCGTATATTCCAACTCcccccaagtttctctctccaaatctcACCCCAACCACACCCCACTatttcctcttcaatcacccACTATTTTCTCTTCTAAAACCAGCAAAAATCTGTAACAcatccaccattgacaaccattaaaaagctttgaaactttgaattcgaatttgggttttcaaaagacattgtttatttggattggatgttgCTGCAAAGAATGATGTTgctgcaaagaattgagaattctctttacgtctctctctatctctcaatcccaaatttcagtaatgtaaagcaaaggaaaagagagaatagcaattccaccattgacagctattaaaaagctttgaaactttgaattcgaaattgggttttcaaaaatcattatttgtttggattgagtgttgttgcaaataattgggaatatggtttgaagtttatatcttaattttgagggattttggtgaagattagacttggttttggctgaatttcagattgaaactcgaagaagaagaagaagacatgacatacattatattgcaaaaattatagaaaaatgtattctgttgtttatttatttttcttttattcatttaaataGTATGAAAATgtacaacattgtataaaaattatatttaagttgtatgaaattgtagttgtatataattaagtagaaataatgtatgaaaattgtagataagttgtataatatataattagttgtaagtctttcttaattcctatgtataaatcagatacaaaatatacaaaagacatattgtataaagtttgtatttaagttgtatgttattgtagttatatttaactgggtagaaataatgtgtgaaagttgtagataagttgtataatatataattagttgtatgaaatttatttttactatgtataaatcagatacaaaatatacaaaagacatattgtataaaatttgtatttaagttgtatgttattgtagttgtatttaactgggtaaaaataatgtgtgaaagttttaataagttatataatatataattagttgtatgaaatttatttttactatgtataaatcagatataaAATGTATAAaagatatattttataaaattgtataaaaattgtatttgtGTAATAAGGAATAATGTCAAGAACAGAGAAGTGGTTGAATCTGAAGCCATTTTCATCTACTTT
The Nicotiana sylvestris chromosome 11, ASM39365v2, whole genome shotgun sequence DNA segment above includes these coding regions:
- the LOC104231276 gene encoding sterol 14-demethylase — protein: MELGDNKILNVGLLLVVTLVVAKLISALIMPRSKKRLPPVIKSWPILGGLLRFLKGPVVMLREEYPKLGSVFTLNLLNKNITFFIGPEVSAHFFKAPETDLSQQEVYQFNVPTFGPGVVFDVDYTIRQEQFRFFTEALRVNKLKGYVDQMVMEAEEYFSKWGDSGEVDLKYELEHLIILTASRCLLGEEVRNKLFEDVSALFHDLDNGMLPISVIFPYLPIPAHRRRDNARKKLAEIFANIIDSRKRTGKAESDMLQCFIDSKYKDGRATTDSEITGLLIAALFAGQHTSSITSTWTGAYLLCNNKYMSAVVDEQKNLMKKHGNKVDHDILSEMEVLYRCIKEALRLHPPLIMLLRSSHSDFTVKTREGKEYDIPKGHIVATSPAFANRLPHVYKNPDTYDPDRFTPGRDEDKVAGAFSYISFGGGRHGCLGEPFAYLQIKAIWSHLLRNFEFELISPFPEIDWNAMVVGVKGKVMVKYKRRKLSNE